The Halorhabdus sp. BNX81 genome includes a region encoding these proteins:
- a CDS encoding O-acetylhomoserine aminocarboxypropyltransferase/cysteine synthase family protein — MSDDDRGFHTDALHVGQEEPDPATGARAPPLYQTTSYVFEDSEDAAAQFALEKEGHIYSRLMNPTNSILQQRLAKLEGGIGAVATASGMAALNLATFLLADVGDNVVTASALYGGTYTYYTHTAPRQGVEARFVDTLDYDAYEEAIDEDTAYVHFETIGNPALVTPDIERIADIAHDHGVPLLVDNTFATPYLCNPIEHGADLVWNSTTKWIHGSGTTVGGILVDGGSFPWNEYAEKYPEIAGDNPAYHGVNFEERFGDAAFTYAAIARGLRDLGNQQAPFDAWQTIQGLETLPMRMERHSANAMAVAEYLEDHQDVSWVNYPGLESHETHEEATKYLEGGYGGMITFGLEAGYEAARDTVESTELASLLANVGDAKTLIIHPASTTHQQLTDDEKAAAGVTDDMVRLSVGVEDPDDIIDDLDQAITWATR, encoded by the coding sequence ATGAGCGACGACGATCGCGGATTCCACACTGACGCACTGCACGTCGGGCAGGAGGAGCCCGACCCGGCCACGGGCGCTCGCGCCCCGCCGCTCTATCAGACGACCAGCTATGTCTTCGAAGACAGCGAGGACGCCGCCGCCCAGTTCGCCCTGGAGAAGGAGGGCCACATCTACTCGCGGCTGATGAACCCGACGAACTCGATCCTCCAGCAGCGCCTGGCCAAACTCGAAGGCGGTATCGGCGCGGTCGCCACCGCATCCGGGATGGCCGCCCTCAATCTCGCGACCTTCCTGCTCGCCGATGTCGGCGACAACGTCGTCACTGCCTCCGCCCTCTACGGCGGGACCTACACCTACTACACGCACACGGCGCCGCGCCAGGGCGTCGAGGCGCGGTTCGTTGACACACTGGACTACGACGCCTACGAGGAAGCTATCGACGAGGACACCGCCTATGTCCACTTCGAGACCATCGGCAATCCTGCGCTGGTGACGCCGGACATCGAGCGGATCGCCGATATCGCTCACGATCACGGCGTGCCGCTGCTCGTCGACAACACGTTCGCGACGCCCTATCTCTGCAATCCGATCGAACACGGCGCGGATCTGGTCTGGAACTCCACGACGAAGTGGATCCACGGCTCTGGCACCACCGTTGGCGGCATCCTCGTCGACGGGGGGAGTTTCCCGTGGAACGAGTACGCCGAAAAGTACCCCGAGATCGCCGGCGACAACCCCGCCTATCACGGCGTCAACTTCGAGGAACGGTTCGGCGACGCCGCCTTCACCTACGCCGCGATTGCCCGTGGACTCCGCGATCTGGGTAACCAGCAGGCCCCCTTCGACGCCTGGCAGACCATCCAGGGCCTGGAGACGCTGCCCATGCGAATGGAGCGCCACTCCGCGAACGCGATGGCCGTCGCGGAGTACCTCGAGGACCACCAGGACGTCTCCTGGGTCAACTACCCCGGCCTGGAGAGCCACGAGACCCACGAGGAAGCCACGAAGTACCTCGAGGGCGGCTACGGCGGCATGATCACCTTCGGCCTGGAAGCCGGCTACGAGGCCGCCCGGGACACCGTCGAGTCGACGGAACTCGCCAGCCTGCTGGCGAACGTCGGCGACGCCAAGACGCTGATCATCCACCCGGCTTCGACCACCCACCAGCAACTCACCGACGACGAGAAGGCCGCCGCGGGCGTCACCGACGACATGGTCCGGCTATCGGTCGGCGTCGAGGACCCCGACGACATCATCGACGACCTCGACCAGGCGATCACCTGGGCGACCCGGTAA
- a CDS encoding glycoside hydrolase family 3 N-terminal domain-containing protein: protein MTLEEKVAQLQSVPPRWMDVEDESEMTAKAQLLDEDGNINEDNAADLLEDGIGHFTRLGGGGSLPPQQAAEVTDALQELLIEETRLGIPAIPHEECLSGYMGPKGTTYPQGMGIASTWDPDAVEEMSAQIREQLRAIGAHHALSPLFDVARDPRWGRTEETFGEDPYLVAKMGSAFVDGLQGDDPEEGISATLKHFAGHAISEGGKNRSTVQIGERELREVHLFPFEAAVQETDADSVMNAYHDIDGVPCTSDEWLLTDVLRGEWGFDGNVVSDYFSVRLLKDEHQVAPTIYDAAIQAVEAGLDVELPQIKAYQHLVEAVENGDVTEETIDTAARRVLKQKIEKGLLDDPGVDPDRVEEAFGPEKNREYARKLARESVTLLKNDDDLLPLEGEESVAVLGPKADAPSGQLGDYAYAAHYPEAEVNREIVTPLDAMQDRLGDDVEYVEGCTTTGPDTDEIDAAVDAAAEADVAVAFVGTRSAIALSDDDEGIEQVPDLPTSGEGADVTDLELPGVQQELVEAVNETDTPLVVVQVSGKAHSIEWIDQHVPAVLHAWLPGEEGGNGIADVLLGEHNPSGRLPISVPKDVGQLPVYYSRRPNSRNERHVYVDEDPLYSFGHGLSYTDFEYSDVTLASEEIPTTGTIEASVTVENTGDVAGHEVVQVYTHQRWPSQTRPVQELRAFERVHLEPGESATVTAEISATQLAFHDHDMNLVVEPGEYELRVGSSAADIEAAADFEVVGDPRELARGSRTYFSETDVE from the coding sequence ATGACCCTCGAGGAGAAGGTCGCCCAGCTCCAGTCCGTGCCCCCGCGCTGGATGGACGTCGAGGACGAGAGCGAGATGACGGCCAAAGCACAGCTGCTCGACGAGGACGGCAATATCAACGAGGACAACGCCGCTGACCTCCTCGAAGACGGCATCGGTCACTTCACGCGCCTCGGCGGTGGCGGTAGCCTCCCGCCCCAGCAGGCCGCCGAGGTCACCGACGCGCTCCAGGAACTCCTGATCGAGGAGACCCGGCTGGGCATCCCCGCGATCCCCCACGAGGAATGTCTCTCGGGATACATGGGGCCGAAGGGGACCACCTATCCCCAGGGGATGGGCATCGCCAGTACCTGGGACCCGGACGCCGTCGAGGAGATGTCCGCCCAGATCCGCGAGCAGTTGCGCGCGATCGGTGCCCATCACGCGCTCTCGCCACTCTTTGACGTGGCCCGCGATCCGCGGTGGGGCCGCACCGAGGAAACCTTCGGCGAAGATCCCTATCTCGTCGCAAAGATGGGATCGGCGTTCGTCGATGGCCTCCAGGGCGACGATCCCGAGGAGGGCATCTCGGCGACGCTGAAACACTTCGCCGGTCACGCCATCAGCGAGGGTGGCAAGAACCGCTCGACCGTCCAGATCGGCGAGCGTGAACTCCGGGAGGTTCACCTCTTCCCGTTCGAGGCCGCTGTACAGGAGACCGACGCCGACTCGGTGATGAACGCCTATCACGACATCGACGGTGTCCCCTGTACGAGCGACGAGTGGCTGCTGACGGACGTCCTCCGTGGCGAATGGGGCTTCGACGGCAATGTCGTCTCCGATTACTTCAGCGTCCGCCTGCTGAAAGACGAACACCAGGTCGCCCCGACGATCTACGACGCCGCGATCCAGGCCGTCGAGGCCGGTCTCGACGTCGAACTCCCCCAGATCAAGGCCTACCAGCACCTCGTCGAGGCCGTCGAGAACGGCGACGTCACCGAGGAGACGATCGACACCGCGGCGCGGCGCGTCCTCAAACAGAAGATCGAGAAGGGCCTGCTCGACGACCCGGGCGTCGACCCCGATCGTGTCGAAGAAGCCTTCGGCCCGGAGAAGAACCGCGAGTACGCCCGGAAACTCGCCCGTGAGTCCGTGACGCTGCTGAAGAACGACGACGACCTCCTGCCCCTGGAGGGCGAGGAGTCCGTCGCCGTCCTCGGTCCGAAGGCCGACGCGCCCTCGGGTCAGCTGGGCGACTACGCCTACGCCGCTCACTACCCCGAGGCGGAGGTCAACCGCGAGATCGTCACGCCGCTCGACGCCATGCAGGACCGTCTCGGTGATGACGTCGAGTACGTCGAGGGCTGTACGACGACCGGCCCCGACACCGACGAGATCGATGCTGCAGTCGACGCTGCCGCCGAGGCTGACGTCGCGGTCGCGTTCGTCGGGACGCGGTCGGCGATCGCCCTTAGCGACGACGACGAGGGGATCGAGCAAGTCCCTGACCTCCCCACGAGCGGTGAGGGTGCGGACGTTACCGACCTCGAACTCCCGGGCGTCCAGCAGGAACTCGTCGAAGCCGTCAACGAGACCGACACGCCGCTGGTGGTCGTGCAGGTCAGCGGCAAGGCCCATTCCATCGAGTGGATCGACCAGCACGTCCCCGCCGTGCTCCACGCCTGGCTGCCGGGCGAGGAGGGTGGCAACGGCATCGCGGACGTCCTGCTCGGCGAGCACAATCCGAGCGGTCGGCTGCCGATCTCCGTTCCGAAGGACGTGGGCCAGCTGCCCGTCTACTACTCGCGTCGACCTAACAGCCGCAACGAACGGCACGTCTACGTCGACGAGGATCCACTGTACTCGTTCGGCCATGGCCTCTCCTACACTGACTTCGAGTATAGCGACGTCACACTCGCGAGCGAGGAGATCCCGACCACGGGAACCATCGAGGCGAGCGTCACCGTCGAGAACACCGGTGACGTCGCCGGCCACGAGGTCGTCCAGGTCTACACGCACCAGCGCTGGCCCTCCCAGACCCGTCCGGTCCAGGAACTGCGCGCGTTCGAGCGCGTCCACCTCGAACCCGGCGAATCCGCAACGGTGACCGCCGAGATCTCGGCGACCCAACTCGCGTTCCACGACCATGATATGAACCTGGTCGTCGAACCCGGCGAGTACGAACTCCGCGTCGGCTCCTCGGCCGCCGATATCGAGGCCGCTGCCGACTTCGAGGTCGTGGGCGACCCCCGCGAACTCGCCCGGGGTTCCCGCACGTACTTCAGCGAAACTGACGTCGAGTAG
- a CDS encoding serine protein kinase RIO, which yields MTEFGLIDDEGAELPGDEFEEIDVADTEADRIARRRDREFSEFRKRIKNTEQFKVEASVFDDATFAALYKLVQDGYIEAFGAPISTGKEANVYTALSGAQSRSAPDESSDPDRRSAESNAAEPRDDGDEPEPRDDGGRGTKGGHEVAVKVYRINASDFKDMRGYLDGDPRFEGIGSDKKKVVTAWVRKEFANLKRAQQAGVRVPNPIAVERNVLVMEYIATDAEGRAKRLNEVHIENPETAFEVLREYMRRLHAAGLVHGDLSEYNVVFHEGELVVIDLGQAVTVHSPNAEDFLRRDCQNVANFFAGQGVEVTAEGLYDYVTDDEQQDDGSSTASQDI from the coding sequence ATGACCGAGTTCGGCCTGATCGACGACGAGGGAGCCGAGCTGCCGGGTGACGAATTCGAGGAAATCGACGTTGCGGACACCGAGGCCGACCGGATCGCCCGCCGGCGTGATCGCGAGTTCAGCGAGTTCCGCAAGCGTATCAAAAACACCGAGCAGTTCAAAGTCGAGGCGTCGGTCTTCGACGACGCGACCTTCGCCGCGCTGTACAAACTCGTCCAGGACGGCTACATCGAGGCCTTCGGGGCCCCGATTTCGACTGGCAAGGAGGCTAACGTCTACACGGCGCTGTCCGGAGCCCAGTCCCGGAGCGCCCCGGACGAGTCGAGTGACCCGGACCGCCGATCCGCCGAAAGTAACGCGGCGGAGCCGCGAGACGACGGCGACGAGCCGGAGCCGCGAGACGACGGCGGCCGGGGAACGAAGGGCGGCCACGAGGTCGCCGTCAAGGTCTACCGGATCAACGCCAGCGACTTCAAGGACATGCGCGGGTATCTCGACGGCGACCCCCGATTCGAGGGGATCGGCTCGGACAAAAAGAAGGTCGTCACCGCCTGGGTGCGCAAGGAGTTCGCCAACCTCAAACGGGCACAGCAGGCCGGCGTCCGCGTTCCCAATCCGATCGCCGTCGAGCGAAACGTCCTCGTGATGGAGTACATCGCCACGGATGCGGAGGGCCGGGCCAAACGACTCAACGAGGTCCACATCGAGAACCCCGAGACCGCCTTCGAAGTGCTCCGGGAGTACATGCGCCGGCTCCACGCCGCCGGCCTGGTGCACGGCGACCTTTCTGAGTACAACGTCGTCTTCCACGAGGGGGAACTCGTCGTGATCGACCTCGGCCAGGCCGTGACGGTCCACTCGCCCAACGCCGAGGACTTCCTCCGACGGGACTGTCAGAACGTCGCGAACTTCTTCGCCGGGCAGGGCGTCGAGGTGACGGCTGAGGGGTTGTACGACTACGTTACTGACGATGAGCAGCAAGATGACGGTTCGTCCACAGCGTCCCAGGACATCTAG
- a CDS encoding ribonucleoside triphosphate reductase codes for MVQQVQKRDGTVEPFDRSKIATAIRQAFAAAETDPDTGIDALTDAVVDRLDPSDGTVAVETIQDCVERTLVEADEYEAAKRYILYRHRHAELRDLEGLVAGNSGDPAGNDQGPVDAYVEREDWRVRENSNMDYSLQGLNIHLTERTIEDYWLEKLYSDEVAAAHDAGAIHIHDLGVLGPYCVGWDIEDVLREGLKGVRGKVESAPANHFDVALMQLVNFLYTLQGEAAGAQALSNFDTYLAPFVREDDLDYEEVRHQIQQFVFNLNVPTRVGFQAPFTNLSMDLTVPDHLADKPVVIGGEAQDSTYGDYQDEVDLINRAFAEVMLEGDAKGRPFTFPIPTYSITEDFEWDNETLDPVWEMTAKYGTPYFSNFVNSEMDTEDARSMCCRLRLDNRELESRGGGLFGSNPLTGSIGVVTINLPQLGYRADDESDFFDRLESLMDVAKRSLETKREVLERYTEQGLYPYAKFYLRNVKQAQDSYWANHFSTIGLIGTHEAILNLRGPESGIDTAEGKAFAEEVLEFMRDRLRKYQAETGHMYNLEATPAEGSSYRLARQDRAQFSDLAVHATDGLGGDEPIYTNSTQLPFGAEPDLFDALDHQDDLQTKYTGGTVFHGWLGEAMPDPESTKQLVKTIAENYELPYYTLTPTFSVCPTHGHHSGEHETCPDCGEACEVYSRVVGYLRPTENWNPGKQAEFDERADFRPSVAD; via the coding sequence ATGGTCCAGCAGGTCCAAAAGCGCGACGGGACTGTGGAACCGTTCGATCGCTCGAAGATCGCGACCGCCATCCGGCAGGCGTTCGCGGCAGCCGAAACTGACCCGGACACCGGGATCGACGCCCTGACCGATGCGGTGGTCGACCGCCTTGATCCGTCCGATGGGACGGTGGCCGTCGAGACGATCCAGGACTGCGTCGAGCGGACGCTCGTCGAGGCTGATGAGTACGAAGCCGCCAAGCGGTACATCCTCTATCGACACCGCCACGCCGAATTGCGTGATCTGGAAGGACTCGTTGCAGGCAACAGTGGCGACCCAGCGGGGAACGACCAGGGACCCGTCGACGCCTACGTCGAGCGCGAGGACTGGCGCGTCCGGGAGAACTCCAACATGGACTACTCCCTGCAGGGGCTGAACATCCACCTCACCGAGCGCACCATCGAGGACTACTGGCTCGAAAAGCTCTACAGCGACGAGGTGGCCGCGGCCCACGACGCGGGCGCGATCCACATCCACGACCTGGGCGTGCTGGGTCCCTACTGCGTCGGCTGGGATATCGAGGATGTCCTCCGGGAGGGCCTGAAGGGCGTCCGCGGGAAGGTTGAGTCCGCGCCCGCGAACCACTTCGACGTGGCGCTGATGCAACTCGTCAACTTCCTCTACACGCTGCAGGGCGAGGCCGCCGGCGCGCAGGCCCTCTCGAACTTCGACACCTACCTCGCGCCGTTCGTCCGCGAAGACGACCTCGACTACGAGGAAGTCCGCCACCAGATCCAGCAGTTCGTGTTCAACCTCAACGTCCCGACGCGGGTCGGCTTCCAGGCTCCGTTCACCAACCTCTCGATGGACCTGACGGTGCCCGACCACCTCGCCGACAAACCAGTCGTGATCGGCGGCGAGGCCCAGGACTCGACCTACGGTGACTATCAGGACGAAGTGGACCTGATCAACCGCGCCTTCGCCGAGGTGATGCTGGAGGGCGACGCGAAAGGCCGGCCGTTCACGTTCCCGATCCCGACCTACTCGATCACCGAGGACTTCGAGTGGGACAACGAGACGCTCGATCCCGTCTGGGAGATGACTGCCAAGTACGGCACACCCTACTTCTCGAACTTCGTCAACAGCGAGATGGACACCGAGGACGCCCGCTCGATGTGCTGTCGGCTCCGCCTTGACAACCGCGAACTCGAATCCCGCGGCGGGGGGCTGTTCGGCTCGAACCCGCTGACGGGGTCGATCGGCGTCGTCACGATCAACCTGCCCCAGCTTGGGTATCGGGCCGACGACGAGAGCGACTTTTTCGATCGGCTCGAATCGCTGATGGACGTGGCAAAGCGGAGTCTGGAGACCAAACGCGAGGTGCTGGAGCGCTACACCGAGCAGGGCCTGTATCCCTACGCGAAGTTCTATCTTCGGAACGTCAAGCAGGCCCAGGACAGCTACTGGGCGAATCACTTCTCGACGATCGGCCTCATCGGCACCCACGAGGCTATTCTCAATCTCCGTGGTCCGGAGTCGGGGATCGACACGGCCGAGGGGAAGGCCTTCGCCGAGGAGGTCCTCGAATTCATGCGCGATCGGCTCCGGAAGTACCAGGCCGAGACCGGCCACATGTACAACCTCGAGGCGACGCCTGCAGAGGGGTCGTCCTATCGGCTGGCCCGCCAGGATCGTGCGCAGTTCTCGGACCTGGCCGTCCACGCTACCGACGGACTCGGGGGCGACGAGCCGATCTACACCAACTCGACGCAATTGCCATTCGGCGCGGAACCGGACCTCTTCGACGCGCTGGACCACCAGGACGATCTCCAGACGAAATACACGGGTGGCACGGTCTTTCATGGCTGGCTGGGCGAAGCGATGCCCGACCCCGAGTCGACCAAGCAACTCGTCAAGACGATCGCCGAGAACTACGAGTTGCCCTACTACACGCTGACGCCGACGTTCTCGGTCTGTCCGACCCACGGCCATCACAGCGGCGAGCACGAGACCTGCCCGGACTGCGGGGAAGCCTGTGAGGTGTACTCCCGCGTCGTGGGGTATCTCCGGCCGACCGAGAACTGGAATCCCGGCAAGCAGGCCGAATTCGACGAGCGCGCGGACTTCCGCCCGAGCGTCGCCGACTGA
- a CDS encoding DNA-directed DNA polymerase II small subunit, which translates to MPRETPARIVNELASRGYNTDREAVTLLAEAPDTEAAIERAIEAVPDDTIKLSVDDVRTVLETESGRGNESRSSTSVPSSASSSDGDPSVSGGDEPPEPPNDDGRSPVETKGVHSGESPPDTSSRTGRDPDEPSIAGDVTGRSTGTGEYEDFLAVFRDRYEKLSGQLRGRVNHRPTNAVESMPGGSEAAIVGMVADIRSTANGHWLIDLEDTTGTFPALVMKDRDMADVVDDLLFDEVIAVEGTLADDGGILFADSIHFPDVPRTFEPSTADREVSAALISDVHVGSQEFDADAWNRFAEWLHTPEADRVEYLLLAGDMVEGVGVYPDQDEELDIVDIYDQYEAFAEHLKAVPGDMEIVMIPGNHDAVRLAEPQPAFDEELREIMSAHDARITGNPSTVTVEGVDILMYHGVSLDEVIAELPEEHASYDHPDRAMAQLLKKRHIAPQFGGHTRIAPEERDYLVMEDVPDIFHTGHVHKLGYGAYHNVLTINSACWQEQTSFQESVNIEPDVGYAPIVHLDKLDESDASDFLTIRSFG; encoded by the coding sequence GTGCCTCGCGAGACGCCAGCCCGGATCGTCAACGAACTCGCGAGTCGTGGCTACAACACCGACCGCGAGGCGGTCACCCTACTCGCGGAGGCGCCAGACACGGAGGCCGCCATCGAGCGTGCAATCGAAGCCGTCCCCGATGACACGATCAAACTCTCCGTCGATGACGTTCGCACCGTCCTCGAAACCGAGTCAGGGCGTGGCAATGAATCCCGTAGCTCGACGTCAGTGCCGTCGTCGGCCTCGTCGTCCGATGGAGACCCCTCTGTTTCAGGTGGAGATGAACCGCCTGAACCACCGAACGATGACGGCCGTTCTCCAGTCGAAACAAAGGGGGTTCACTCCGGCGAGAGTCCACCCGATACGTCGTCCCGAACCGGGAGAGATCCGGACGAACCGTCGATTGCGGGCGACGTGACCGGTCGGTCGACCGGCACCGGCGAGTACGAGGATTTTCTGGCGGTCTTTCGGGACCGCTACGAGAAACTGTCAGGCCAACTCCGTGGGCGAGTCAACCATCGCCCGACGAATGCCGTCGAGTCGATGCCCGGCGGCAGCGAGGCCGCGATCGTCGGGATGGTCGCCGACATCCGTTCGACCGCCAACGGCCACTGGCTGATCGATTTGGAGGACACCACCGGCACCTTTCCGGCACTGGTGATGAAAGATCGGGACATGGCCGACGTGGTCGACGATCTGCTGTTCGACGAGGTGATCGCCGTCGAGGGGACGCTCGCCGACGACGGCGGGATCCTCTTCGCTGATTCGATCCACTTCCCGGACGTCCCCCGGACCTTCGAACCCTCGACGGCCGACCGGGAAGTCAGCGCGGCGCTGATCAGCGACGTCCATGTCGGCAGCCAGGAGTTCGACGCCGACGCCTGGAACCGCTTTGCCGAGTGGCTTCACACGCCTGAGGCCGACCGCGTCGAGTACCTCCTGCTCGCGGGCGACATGGTCGAGGGCGTCGGGGTCTACCCCGACCAGGACGAGGAACTCGACATCGTCGACATCTACGACCAGTACGAGGCCTTCGCGGAGCATCTCAAGGCCGTCCCCGGCGACATGGAGATCGTGATGATCCCCGGGAATCACGACGCCGTCCGGCTGGCCGAACCACAGCCGGCCTTCGACGAGGAGTTACGAGAGATCATGTCGGCCCACGACGCACGGATCACGGGCAACCCCTCGACGGTGACGGTCGAGGGAGTCGACATCCTCATGTACCACGGCGTCAGCCTCGACGAGGTGATCGCCGAGTTGCCGGAGGAACACGCAAGCTACGACCACCCTGACCGGGCGATGGCCCAGTTACTCAAGAAGCGCCACATCGCGCCGCAGTTCGGCGGCCACACCCGGATCGCCCCCGAGGAGCGGGACTACCTCGTTATGGAGGACGTCCCCGATATCTTCCATACCGGCCACGTCCACAAGCTCGGATACGGCGCCTATCACAACGTCCTGACGATCAACTCCGCCTGCTGGCAGGAACAAACCAGCTTTCAAGAGAGCGTCAACATCGAGCCCGACGTCGGTTACGCACCGATCGTCCACCTCGACAAACTCGACGAGAGCGACGCCAGCGACTTCCTGACGATCCGCAGTTTCGGGTAG
- the eif1A gene encoding translation initiation factor eIF-1A, whose translation MSDQERTDLRMPDEDEVFAVVTNMLGANRVKVRCMDGVERTARIPGKMQKRIWIREDDVVLIEPWDWQDEKADITWRYEKQEADQLREEGHIQEP comes from the coding sequence ATGAGCGATCAGGAACGTACCGATCTCCGTATGCCCGACGAAGACGAGGTCTTCGCCGTCGTTACCAACATGCTCGGGGCTAATCGCGTGAAGGTACGGTGTATGGATGGCGTCGAACGGACGGCCCGAATTCCGGGCAAGATGCAAAAGCGCATCTGGATCCGCGAGGACGACGTCGTACTGATCGAGCCCTGGGACTGGCAGGACGAGAAGGCCGACATCACCTGGCGCTACGAGAAACAGGAGGCCGACCAATTGCGCGAGGAGGGACACATTCAGGAACCGTGA
- a CDS encoding S26 family signal peptidase: MQYTFDIASSVLIVVLIGALLFATSGVWPPLVAIESPSMEPNIDTGDLVFVMDEQRFPGPGAIEESGVVPARAGEETGYRMFNGYGDVIIYEPDGNGAETPIIHRAMFWVEANESWYDRADPTAIGNADSCAELANCPAPNAGFITKGDNNQRYDQVGNQFSGPVKPEWVIGTAEYRVPGLGQVRLLSGDVRSTNETTSAVNVTSVGMPAIAP; the protein is encoded by the coding sequence TTGCAGTATACATTCGACATCGCAAGCAGCGTGCTGATCGTCGTCCTGATCGGCGCGTTGCTGTTTGCGACAAGCGGTGTGTGGCCGCCGCTGGTCGCGATCGAAAGCCCCAGCATGGAACCCAACATCGACACGGGCGATCTCGTCTTCGTGATGGACGAACAGCGCTTCCCCGGACCGGGAGCCATCGAAGAGTCCGGGGTCGTGCCGGCACGTGCCGGCGAGGAGACCGGCTACCGAATGTTCAACGGGTACGGCGACGTTATTATCTACGAACCGGATGGCAACGGTGCGGAGACGCCGATCATCCACCGGGCGATGTTCTGGGTCGAAGCCAACGAAAGCTGGTACGACCGGGCCGACCCGACGGCGATCGGGAACGCCGACAGTTGTGCGGAACTCGCCAACTGTCCGGCCCCCAATGCCGGGTTCATCACCAAGGGCGACAACAACCAGCGGTACGATCAGGTCGGCAACCAGTTCAGCGGTCCCGTCAAACCCGAGTGGGTGATCGGAACCGCCGAATACAGGGTGCCGGGACTCGGACAGGTGCGACTCCTTTCGGGGGACGTGCGATCGACGAATGAGACGACAAGCGCCGTGAACGTGACGAGCGTCGGTATGCCCGCGATTGCGCCGTAA
- a CDS encoding S26 family signal peptidase yields MGNDRERKSAIDRVLESSLALLAFDTLSSVLIVVMIGGFLFATSGVWSPVVAVESGSMQPHMDVGDTVFVMEDGRFPGPGSQGESGVVTAHTGRKTGYRTFGGYGNVIVYQPDGNETVTPIIHRAMFWVENEENWYERADSTAIGNADSCEELVNCPAPHAGFITKGDNTVTNSRYDQVIGISDPVKPKWIVGTAEVGVPWLGQLRLARG; encoded by the coding sequence ATGGGGAACGACCGCGAGAGGAAATCGGCCATCGATCGGGTTCTGGAGTCCTCCCTGGCCCTGTTGGCGTTCGATACCCTGAGTAGCGTCCTGATCGTCGTGATGATCGGTGGGTTCCTGTTCGCGACGAGTGGTGTCTGGTCGCCGGTCGTCGCTGTCGAGAGTGGAAGTATGCAACCACACATGGATGTCGGCGACACTGTGTTCGTCATGGAAGACGGACGGTTCCCCGGTCCGGGATCACAGGGGGAATCGGGGGTCGTAACCGCCCACACCGGCCGGAAAACGGGCTACCGGACGTTCGGTGGGTATGGCAACGTGATCGTCTATCAGCCTGATGGAAACGAAACGGTGACGCCGATCATCCACCGGGCGATGTTCTGGGTCGAGAACGAAGAAAACTGGTACGAGCGCGCCGATTCAACGGCGATCGGGAACGCGGATAGTTGCGAGGAACTCGTCAACTGCCCGGCCCCCCATGCCGGGTTCATCACCAAGGGCGACAACACAGTCACGAACAGCCGATACGATCAGGTGATCGGTATCAGTGACCCGGTCAAGCCGAAGTGGATCGTCGGGACGGCAGAAGTGGGCGTCCCGTGGCTCGGACAACTTCGCCTGGCCCGGGGCTGA
- a CDS encoding anaerobic ribonucleoside-triphosphate reductase activating protein: MRLGGLQRTTLSDFPGRVACAVFTAGCNLRCPYCHNPELIDGDPNSAAASTLSEDEFFAFLDDRKAVLDGVVITGGEPTLHRDLPRFVSRIADRGFDVKLDTNGTRPAVLREMLDTGAVEYVAMDLKTIPDRYDELGADAGEAVERSVELIRASGIDHEFRTTFDPGVVAPRDFETLDELVGDSPLVVQSVDTEDVLCPDRVRETPVDPLATIGDAAAEPLPGIEHRE; encoded by the coding sequence ATGCGTCTCGGTGGCCTCCAGCGGACGACGCTGTCTGATTTCCCCGGCCGGGTCGCCTGTGCGGTCTTCACCGCGGGCTGCAATCTCCGGTGTCCGTACTGTCACAACCCGGAACTGATCGACGGCGATCCGAACTCGGCCGCGGCGTCGACGCTCTCCGAGGACGAGTTCTTCGCCTTTCTCGACGACCGGAAAGCCGTCCTCGACGGCGTCGTGATCACCGGCGGCGAGCCGACGCTGCACCGGGACTTGCCCCGATTCGTCAGCCGGATCGCCGACCGTGGGTTCGACGTGAAACTCGACACGAACGGGACGCGGCCGGCTGTCCTCCGCGAGATGCTCGACACCGGCGCGGTCGAGTACGTCGCGATGGACCTCAAGACGATACCCGATCGATACGACGAACTCGGGGCCGACGCGGGGGAGGCCGTCGAACGGAGCGTCGAACTGATCCGTGCCAGCGGGATCGACCACGAGTTCCGGACGACGTTCGATCCCGGTGTCGTCGCCCCGCGTGACTTCGAGACGCTGGATGAGCTGGTCGGGGACAGCCCGCTTGTCGTCCAGTCTGTCGACACCGAGGACGTGCTATGCCCGGACCGCGTCCGGGAGACGCCGGTCGATCCGCTCGCGACCATTGGCGACGCCGCGGCTGAACCGCTCCCGGGGATCGAACACCGCGAGTGA